One window of Papaver somniferum cultivar HN1 chromosome 9, ASM357369v1, whole genome shotgun sequence genomic DNA carries:
- the LOC113311922 gene encoding uncharacterized protein LOC113311922, which yields MFCCDGSSFGNTGKAGFGVVIRDHVCQVVGVMTGGLGITTNYVAENYVVVCAAELAVEWKMQNIIVCSDSKSVLENFARNQAPWFVRVRWQKAIKNLSSVIFQHQLREVNFSADNAAKKGANLGAGERQVFIGRPTFLPRIEMKGVTYYKFS from the coding sequence ATGTTTTGCTGTGATGGCTCTTCTTTTGGTAATACTGGGAAAGCTGGATTTGGGGTTGTTATTAGGGATCATGTTTGTCAGGTGGTTGGAGTGATGACTGGTGGTTTAGGAATTACAACTAATTATGTAGCAGAGAACTATGTTGTTGTGTGTGCAGCTGAATTGGCAGTAGAATGGAAAATGCAGAACATTATTGTATGTTCTGATTCAAAGTCAGTTCTGGAAAATTTTGCAAGAAATCAAGCTCCTTGGTTTGTCAGGGTAAGATGGCAAAAAGCAATCAAAAATTTATCTTCAGTCATTTTTCAACACCAGCTCAGAGAAGTGAACTTCTCAGCTGATAATGCTGCAAAAAAAGGTGCAAATTTAGGAGCTGGTGAACGGCAGGTATTCATAGGAAGGCCAACATTTCTTCCCAGGATTGAAATGAAAGGAGTTACATATTACAAATTCAGCTAG